One window of the Nicotiana tabacum cultivar K326 chromosome 4, ASM71507v2, whole genome shotgun sequence genome contains the following:
- the LOC107824737 gene encoding 14 kDa proline-rich protein DC2.15-like, whose translation MAFKTQASVTLFLSLNLLFFAFVSGNHCDTCHNTGGGGSRNGSGAGNGGGAGNGGGSGNGQGRWPRDALKLGVCANLVGGLVGAVIGSPPTLPCCSLIAGLADLEAAVCLCTAIRANVLGINLNVPLSLSLVLNNCGRNPPTGFTC comes from the coding sequence ATGGCTTTCAAAACTCAGGCATCAGTTACCCTTTTCCTGTCACTGAATCTCCTCTTCTTTGCTTTTGTTTCTGGAAACCATTGTGACACTTGCCATAACACTGGTGGTGGAGGTTCTAGAAACGGCAGTGGTGCTGGCAATGGCGGTGGAGCTGGAAATGGAGGGGGAAGTGGCAATGGGCAAGGCAGGTGGCCGAGAGATGCTCTGAAGTTGGGCGTATGTGCTAATTTAGTCGGTGGATTAGTGGGCGCGGTAATTGGGAGTCCTCCAACTTTGCCGTGCTGCAGCTTGATCGCGGGGCTGGCGGATTTAGAGGCGGCAGTTTGCTTGTGCACAGCCATAAGGGCAAATGTGCTGGGAATAAATCTGAACGTGCCACTCTCCCTTAGCCTCGTTCTCAACAACTGCGGAAGGAATCCTCCTACTGGCTTCACTTGTTAA